The genomic region ACCAACCCCTATTCGTCAGACCGATTTCTTGGAGTGGCAATTCTTCCCACGTCATGCCTGAGGGGATGCTTTTGCTTTCTAGTCCGTCTCATCGGCATTGCGCTGCCAGAGGAATTCAGGCTCTCCGCGCTGTTTGGCCGCCCATCGAGCCAGCACGAACAGGGCGTCGCTCAGGCGATTCAGAAACTTGTTCATTTGCGGATCGACGGCCTCTTCTTTGGCCAAACGAACACCGATGCGCTCGGCCCGCCGGCAGATCGTTCTGGCCTGATGGAGCGTCGCCGAGACCTTTCCCCCTCCGGGCAGGATAAACTCCTTGAGGGGGGCCAGGTCTTTCTGACACCGGTCGATCATCCGTTCAAGCCGCACCACATCCGGCGCGGTGATGGTCGGCATATTCTTGAATGACTGACCGGGGGCCGTCGCCAGAATGCTGCCGAGATCGAAGAGCTTGTTCTGTATCCAACGAAGGTCTTCTTCAAGCTGCCTGGCCGAATCCGTAGCGCCGCTCGATTCGTCGTTCATCGCTCGGACGAGACCGACCGATGCGTTCAACTCATCCACCGTGCCGTACGCCTCCACGCGCAAGCTGTCTTTCCAAACCTGCTGACCGCCGGCCAGCCTTGTCTGCCCCGCGTCCCCCGTTCTCGTATACACCTTGGTAATTCGCATTCGATATCCTCATGTGGGTGAGGAAGGATCGGACACCGATCCCTCCTCACCGGCCACGACGTTCGTCAAACACTCACGGCAGAGGCAGTCCGTAAACGCCCGCTCGATCCGAACCATCTGCCGGTCGGTGATGCCCATCTGCCCGCACCAACAGCCGTATTGCCCGCACTCGAAGGAGCGGCCACAGCGTTCACAGATCTTCCAGACAGGACCTCGCACAGCCCCCTCTAGAGCGGGACGTCGAAATTCACCCTGACGCCTCCGAACACCGATCGGATCGGAGTTCCGAAGAACAACACTTCTTCGTACTTCTGATTGAAAATATTATCGGCCCTTCCATACACTTGAATGCTCTTCGTGACATTATAGGTCGCGGAGGCGTTGAAGACATAGAACGAGGGCACGGACTGTTGATTGCTCACGTCGTTGAAGCGTTGACCTGCGTACCGCCCCTCCAGATTGGCTCTGAACGCTTCGACCGGCTGGTAGCTCAAAATCGTGGACCATTGATGCAACGGCCACTGTGGCAAGCGGGTATCGGCATTGTTCGTCAAATTTTCCGTGCTCGTGTAGGTATATTGGAACTGCAAATCAAGACTCTTGATCCACGGCCGGTCGCGCACGAGCTGCAGCTTCGCGCTCGCCTCGACACCTTCCGCTCTGGCTGCGCCGATGTTCTGAGCACAAAATCCAAACGTCGTAAAGCCACATCCGACCGGATCGAAAACCGACAGAATCAGATTTTGATAGCGGTTCCAAAAGTATCCCGCACTGAGGACTACACGATCGTTGAACAGATACTGCTCGAGGGCCGCATCCATGCTTTTGCTCTTCTCCGGCTGTAGATTGGGATTCCCGAAATCCGGAAAGAACAGTTGATTGATGGTCGGCGCCCTGAATCCTGTCCCATAGCTGCCGCGCAGCTTGGTACCAGTTTCCTTGATCAAATAGCCTCCCGTGAAGCGGTAGGTCGTCGCGCTGCCGAATACATTGTATTCGTCCTGCCGGATGCCCGCCGTTCCGAACAATCGATCCCAGAGATTCAATTTAGCCTCGGCAAATCCGGCGTTGCTACTGATGTTCTTGCTCGGGATCGTCGTGGTGCCGGCCAGCGTATCGAAATTTTCTCCGATCTGTTCGCGGAATTGATACCCCGCGGTGACGGCGAGGGGTTTGGCTATCTGGAAGTCATGCTGCCATTCGATGCGGTTGCTGGTCGTGTTGATTTGAGAGTTGAACGGAAAGGGCACGCCCTCTGCCCCTGTTACGAGATTGCGCTCGACCGTCCCGGACACGGTACTGAGGCTTTCGGTGGCCCGCGCCAACGTCAGTTTTTGGGACCACCAATTCGTAATAGGCTGCATATAGCTGCCCGAATACACATACTGCTGACTTTGCGTCTTGGCACCGAGTATGTCGGCAGGGTCCGAACCGAAGGTACTCGGGTTGAAGGCAAATCCGTCCAGGTTGGTGATGCTGTTCATCCAACGAAAATTGAACTCCAATCGGCCGTCTTTTGGCAGATCGACGCCGAGCCGAACGGACCCTTGCCAATTGTGAAATCCGTCCCGCTCGCTTGCTCCCCGCCGATAGTTGATGGCCGAGAAACTCGCTGCATCCCAGCGGGTCAGCGCCGCCGCGACATCGAACGCCCCTTTCTTTCCTGAAATGTTGGCACCCTCACGAATCGTCGTAAACGAGCCGTACTCGACGAACGCGCCGATGTTCGGCGTGTCGCGCCCTCGCTTGGTAGTAATGTTGATCACGCCGCCCATGGCATCTGAGCCCCACATCATGCCCTGGCTGCCTCTCAAGATTTCAATCCGCTCGATGTTGTCGCTCGTCAGGTTGGCAAAATCATACGAGCCGAGCGTCGCGCTATTGACGATCGCTCCGTCGATCAACACCAGCGTTTGCTCGGGTGTCCCTCCACGCATCCGCACGCCGACGGTGGTCCCAGGACCTCCGCTTTGAAAGACGGCCAGTCCCTGCGCCCAGCGTAACGCTTCCGCGACGGTTCTCACTCTGCGTTGTTCCATCTGCTCGCCGGTCATGACTTCCACCGCGCTGGTGACTTGCTTGACGGGCACTTCCGTCTTCGTGGCACTGACGATGACTTCCGGAGCTTCGAGAACCGTTGATCGATCGACTGGCATACTTTCAGGAGGCGCAGCAGCGGGTTCCCCGGCTTGGTCAGGTACCGGTGACTCGGCGGAAATAGGACCTGCCCCCTGGCCAGGTATTGGCGCTTCTTCGGCGGAAGCGGCATGGAGGGGAACGAAAATGCCCAGTGCAAACACGAGCGCTCGAAACCCGAACGAAACGGAACACGGCGACATGAGAACCTCCCTTTGGCTCGAAGGGTGCTACTTCCTCCGTCAGTTGGGTCTCCTGACTCACGGATCGACGTTTCCCTGCGCCTTCCCATGGAACGACGTCCACAGTGGCGTTGCGGCAGGGTCACTCCCCGTTTACAGTGGCGGCACCGTGATGGATTCTCACCATCTTCCCCGGCGCTGACGGCGTATGTTCGACTGGTCCCTTCTTAGAATACTGTTACGCACCCACACGTTTTTGCAGAAGGAGCGGGTGCAACGTCCTCCTGCGCGCATGCAAACGATCTTCTCTCCAGGATTCTCACGTGCTCCATGTGATCAGCCCGGAAGATAGACTGTTTGATATGCGGCTGACAGCGGTTTCATTGCGACGAAGTCCCATTCACACGTCAGGACGGCGGAACGATCGGATGTATAGGACAAAATTCGCTTCCCGTTCTTCACGGCAAGACTCGGGGCTTTCAAAAAATCGAGGGTCCGCTCCGTACCGGTGCGGTTGCAAACAATCAAAGGAAGGCCGGTCTCTTCGGTTCGTGCTTCCCATTCACCGTTCGGACCATGGATGCCCGGACCCCACGAAGCAGGTGAAATGATCATTTGCGCTCCGTCCGTCTTGAGTGCATCCGTCAGATGTCTCGTATAGACATCGCTGCAGATCGGGAGACCGACCTTGACGCCGTCGCATTCCACTGCAGCGACGCGGTCGCCGGGCATCGACCACGATAGAGAGTCACTCTTGACGTTGATCTTGCGATGCCTGCCGATAATCCGACCGTCCGGGTCGATGACAAACACGGAGTTGTAGAGCTTCCGCCCTTCTCGCTCCGGAATCGCGAGAAACACCGTACAGCGGAGTGTTTTCACGAGCTGGCAGAACCGCTGCATCCATGGATCCGGCTGCGGTTGAATCCACTCGGTTCCGACGACCTGTGGAAACTGCAGCCCGCACACCGTAAGCTCGGGCGTCACAATCCACTGTGCACCGGTCTTAGCCGCGAGTTTCACGGCTTCGACGGTGACAGATCGATTGCGCTCGATGTCCCCCGGTACCAGGAGAAGATGGAGCAATGCGATCTTTCGACGATCGATTCCAATCATCATGTCACCATGTCGCGGCTGGGCAGCGTGACGCGTGGCAGCCCTGAAACAGGGTGGCAATCCACAAGAACCCGGCATCGATACACCGCTTCCAGCACGTCCCGCTGAACCACCTCGGAGGGAACGCCAAGCCGGACGACTTGTCCCCGATCAAGGAGCAGCACCCGGTCGCAATACTGGCTGGCCAAGTTCAGATCGTGGGACACCAGCACGATCGTCAGACCCCGCTCCTGTTTCAGCCGGTGCAGCAGGACGCAGATGCCGACCTGATGCTGGAGATCGAGAAAGGCCGTGGGTTCGTCCAGCAACAGCACACGCGGCTCTTGGGTCAGAGCTCGGGCAATCACCACACGCTGCCGCTCCCCGCCGGAAAGTTCCGTCACCCGTCGTGTCGCCAGTTTCCAAACATCCATTGTCACCATCGCCTGCTGCGCGATGGCGCGATCGCCCGGACTATCCCATCCGAATCCCAGATCCCAGGGCGCCCGATGCCGATGAGGGAATCGTCCCATCAGGACCGTCTCGGTGACGGTAAAGGGAAACGTCTGAGACGTGTCCTGTGGGACAAATCCGACGTCCCGCGCCACGTCTTCCTGCCTCAACTCAGTCAGCCGATTTCCAAAGAGTCTGATGGTGCCCTGTTGCTCCGGAATAATCCGGGCAAGCAACTTCAGCAACGACGTCTTACCAGATCCATTCGGCCCGACAATGCCCAGCATTTCACCAGGCTTCACAGAGAAGCTGACATCGCGCAAGGCCCACTGGGGCGCATCTGGGTCCATGCGG from Nitrospira japonica harbors:
- a CDS encoding cob(I)yrinic acid a,c-diamide adenosyltransferase, coding for MRITKVYTRTGDAGQTRLAGGQQVWKDSLRVEAYGTVDELNASVGLVRAMNDESSGATDSARQLEEDLRWIQNKLFDLGSILATAPGQSFKNMPTITAPDVVRLERMIDRCQKDLAPLKEFILPGGGKVSATLHQARTICRRAERIGVRLAKEEAVDPQMNKFLNRLSDALFVLARWAAKQRGEPEFLWQRNADETD
- a CDS encoding cysteine-rich CWC family protein, which translates into the protein MRGPVWKICERCGRSFECGQYGCWCGQMGITDRQMVRIERAFTDCLCRECLTNVVAGEEGSVSDPSSPT
- a CDS encoding TonB-dependent receptor plug domain-containing protein, with the translated sequence MSPCSVSFGFRALVFALGIFVPLHAASAEEAPIPGQGAGPISAESPVPDQAGEPAAAPPESMPVDRSTVLEAPEVIVSATKTEVPVKQVTSAVEVMTGEQMEQRRVRTVAEALRWAQGLAVFQSGGPGTTVGVRMRGGTPEQTLVLIDGAIVNSATLGSYDFANLTSDNIERIEILRGSQGMMWGSDAMGGVINITTKRGRDTPNIGAFVEYGSFTTIREGANISGKKGAFDVAAALTRWDAASFSAINYRRGASERDGFHNWQGSVRLGVDLPKDGRLEFNFRWMNSITNLDGFAFNPSTFGSDPADILGAKTQSQQYVYSGSYMQPITNWWSQKLTLARATESLSTVSGTVERNLVTGAEGVPFPFNSQINTTSNRIEWQHDFQIAKPLAVTAGYQFREQIGENFDTLAGTTTIPSKNISSNAGFAEAKLNLWDRLFGTAGIRQDEYNVFGSATTYRFTGGYLIKETGTKLRGSYGTGFRAPTINQLFFPDFGNPNLQPEKSKSMDAALEQYLFNDRVVLSAGYFWNRYQNLILSVFDPVGCGFTTFGFCAQNIGAARAEGVEASAKLQLVRDRPWIKSLDLQFQYTYTSTENLTNNADTRLPQWPLHQWSTILSYQPVEAFRANLEGRYAGQRFNDVSNQQSVPSFYVFNASATYNVTKSIQVYGRADNIFNQKYEEVLFFGTPIRSVFGGVRVNFDVPL
- a CDS encoding carbon-nitrogen hydrolase family protein, producing the protein MMIGIDRRKIALLHLLLVPGDIERNRSVTVEAVKLAAKTGAQWIVTPELTVCGLQFPQVVGTEWIQPQPDPWMQRFCQLVKTLRCTVFLAIPEREGRKLYNSVFVIDPDGRIIGRHRKINVKSDSLSWSMPGDRVAAVECDGVKVGLPICSDVYTRHLTDALKTDGAQMIISPASWGPGIHGPNGEWEARTEETGLPLIVCNRTGTERTLDFLKAPSLAVKNGKRILSYTSDRSAVLTCEWDFVAMKPLSAAYQTVYLPG
- a CDS encoding ABC transporter ATP-binding protein produces the protein MTAYPGHDLSSEPSESVDRGPFPVYDARSVRFHYGRMDPDAPQWALRDVSFSVKPGEMLGIVGPNGSGKTSLLKLLARIIPEQQGTIRLFGNRLTELRQEDVARDVGFVPQDTSQTFPFTVTETVLMGRFPHRHRAPWDLGFGWDSPGDRAIAQQAMVTMDVWKLATRRVTELSGGERQRVVIARALTQEPRVLLLDEPTAFLDLQHQVGICVLLHRLKQERGLTIVLVSHDLNLASQYCDRVLLLDRGQVVRLGVPSEVVQRDVLEAVYRCRVLVDCHPVSGLPRVTLPSRDMVT